A stretch of the Tachysurus fulvidraco isolate hzauxx_2018 chromosome 18, HZAU_PFXX_2.0, whole genome shotgun sequence genome encodes the following:
- the LOC113648996 gene encoding macrophage mannose receptor 1-like isoform X1, whose protein sequence is MRNIPDMSHEWCLVILVFSVTCGTGAYIPHRYHFVNENKNWSEARTYCRENYTDLATIRNMGEMKKLNHTLMKKNAKTAWIGLQRAGPGRWQWSLEDQTFYRDGVTYTNWDNGKQPDNYNGVEYCVEFYKRSQIWNDDQCKKLNPFVCYEGKNTNTNKYVYISDKKSWYDAQTYCREKYTDLVSVRNQTENDEIWSVVNVSVSKGVWIGLFNDSWKWSDQSKSLFGYWSSDKPSGSLNCAAVSESEQRCWTDVDCTEKLPFICHENKLILIKENLTWKEALTYCRNHHHDLVSVRSEEMQLWVKEVTQNASTEHVWLGLRHTCALGFWYWVNGEMICYQNWAPGNGTGSEDCGHEERTGAVQSGGEQKWISLPQSQTLNFICSTYEGLSL, encoded by the exons ATGCGAAACATTCCAG aCATGAGTCATGAATGGTGTTTAGTTATCCTGGTCTTCTCAG tTACATGTGGTACAGGAGCATATATTCCTCATCGCTATCACTTCgtgaatgagaataaaaacTGGAGTGAAGCTCGGacttactgcagagagaattacactgaTCTGGCAACCATCAGAAACATGGGAGAGATGAAGAAGCTgaatcacacactgatgaagaAAAATGCAAAGACAGCTTGGATTGGTCTACAGAGAGCAGGACCTGGGAGATGGCAGTGGTCTCTGGAAGACCAAACTTTCTACAGAGACGGAGTCACTTACACAAACTGGGACAATGGAAAACAGCCAGACAACTATAATGGAGTTGAGTACTGTGTGGAGTTTTATAAGAGGAGTCAGATCTGGAATGATGACCAATGTAAAAAGTTGAATCCTTTTGTATGTTATGAAG gaaaaaacacaaacactaataaatatgtatatattagtgATAAAAAGAGCTGGTACGATGCTCAgacctactgcagagagaaatacactgaCCTGGTCAGTGTGAGGAACCAAACTGAGAATGACGAGATCTGGAGTGTGGTTAATGTTTCAGTCAGTAAAGGTGTTTGGATCGGTCTGTTTAATGACTCCTGGAAGTGGTCAGATCAGAGTAAGTCCTTATTCGGTTACTGGAGCTCTGACAAACCCAGTGGAAGTTTGAACTGTGCTGCAGTGTCTGAGTCTGAGCAACGTTGCTGGACTGATGTGGACTGCACAGAAAAACTCCCGTTCATCTGCCATGAGA ATAAACTGATCCTGATTAAGGAGAATCTGACCTGGAAAGAAGCTCTGACATACTGCAGGAACCATCATCATGACCTGGTCTCAGTTCGCTCTGAGGAGATGCAGCTCTGGGTGAAGGAAGTGACTCAAAACGCCTCCACTGAACACGTGTGGCTCGGCCTGCGTCACACCTGCGCTCTGGGCTTCTGGTACTGGGTGAATGGAGAGATGATCTGCTACCAGAACTGGGCTCCAGGTAATGGGACAGGGTCTGAAGACTGCGGTCATGAGgagagaacaggagcagtgcAGTCTGGAGGAGAGCAGAAGTGGATCAGCCTGCCTCAGAGCCAAACACTCAACTTTATCTGCTCTACCTATGAAGGTTTGTCACTgtag
- the LOC113648995 gene encoding macrophage mannose receptor 1-like isoform X2 yields MRNIPDMSHEWCFVILVFSVVCGTGAYIPHRYHFVNENKTWTEAQTYCRENYTDLATISNMGEMKKLNHTLMKKNAKKAWIGLQRAGPWRWLWSLEDQTFYRDRVTYTNWHPNEPNNAGGKEYCVTCNTHDTLWNDEWCETLHPFVCYEEKNRNTSKYVYISANKSWYDAQTYCREKYTDLASVRNQTEIDEIKSVVNGSHSTNVWIGLFYDSWYWSDQSNSTFRYWRSDKPNGSLICAAVSESEQRYWTDVNCTEKLPFICHENKLILIKENLTWKEALIYCRNHHHDLVSVRSEEMQLWVKEVTQNASTEHVWLGLRHTCALGFWYWVNGEMICYQKWAPGNRTGSEDCGHEERTGAVQSGGEQKWISLPQSQTLNFICSTYEE; encoded by the exons ATGCGAAACATTCCAG aCATGAGTCATGAATGGTGTTTTGTTATCCTGGTCTTCTCAG TAGTATGTGGTACAGGAGCATATATTCCTCATCGCTATcactttgtgaatgagaataaaacctggactgaagctcagacttactgtagagagaattacactgatctggcaaccatcagcaacatgggagagatgaagaagctgaatcacacactgatgaagaaaaatgcaaagaaagctTGGATTGGTCTACAGAGAGCAGGACCCTGGAGATGGCTGTGGTCTCTGGAAGACCAAACTTTCTACAGAGACCGAGTCACTTACACAAACTGGCATCCTAATGAACCAAATAATGCTGGGGGAAAAGAGTACTGTGTGACATGTAATACACACGATACATTATGGAATGATGAATGGTGTGAAACACTCCATCCTTTTGTATGTTATGAAG aaaaaaacagaaacactagtaaatatgtatatattagtgCTAATAAGAGCTGGTACGATGCTCAgacctactgcagagagaaatacaccgaCCTGGCCAGTGTGAGGAACCAAACTGAGATTGACGAGATCAAGAGTGTGGTTAATGGTTCACACAGTACAAATGTTTGGATCGGTCTGTTTTATGACTCCTGGTATTGGTCAGATCAGAGTAACTCCACATTCAGATACTGGAGATCTGACAAACCCAATGGAAGTTTGATCTGTGCTGCAGTGTCTGAGTCTGAGCAACGTTACTGGACTGATGTGAACTGCACAGAAAAACTCCCGTTCATCTGCCATGAGA ATAAACTGATCCTGATTAAGGAGAATCTGACCTGGAAAGAAGCTCTGATATACTGCAGGAACCATCATCATGACCTGGTCTCAGTTCGCTCTGAGGAGATGCAGCTCTGGGTGAAGGAAGTGACTCAAAACGCCTCCACTGAACACGTGTGGCTCGGCCTGCGTCACACCTGCGCTCTGGGCTTCTGGTACTGGGTGAATGGAGAGATGATCTGCTACCAGAAATGGGCTCCAGGTAACAGGACAGGGTCTGAAGACTGCGGTCATGAGgagagaacaggagcagtgcAGTCTGGAGGAGAGCAGAAGTGGATCAGCCTGCCTCAGAGCCAAACACTCAACTTTATCTGCTCTACCTATGAAG AATAA
- the LOC113648995 gene encoding macrophage mannose receptor 1-like isoform X1 translates to MRNIPDMSHEWCFVILVFSVVCGTGAYIPHRYHFVNENKTWTEAQTYCRENYTDLATISNMGEMKKLNHTLMKKNAKKAWIGLQRAGPWRWLWSLEDQTFYRDRVTYTNWHPNEPNNAGGKEYCVTCNTHDTLWNDEWCETLHPFVCYEEKNRNTSKYVYISANKSWYDAQTYCREKYTDLASVRNQTEIDEIKSVVNGSHSTNVWIGLFYDSWYWSDQSNSTFRYWRSDKPNGSLICAAVSESEQRYWTDVNCTEKLPFICHENKLILIKENLTWKEALIYCRNHHHDLVSVRSEEMQLWVKEVTQNASTEHVWLGLRHTCALGFWYWVNGEMICYQKWAPGNRTGSEDCGHEERTGAVQSGGEQKWISLPQSQTLNFICSTYEGLSL, encoded by the exons ATGCGAAACATTCCAG aCATGAGTCATGAATGGTGTTTTGTTATCCTGGTCTTCTCAG TAGTATGTGGTACAGGAGCATATATTCCTCATCGCTATcactttgtgaatgagaataaaacctggactgaagctcagacttactgtagagagaattacactgatctggcaaccatcagcaacatgggagagatgaagaagctgaatcacacactgatgaagaaaaatgcaaagaaagctTGGATTGGTCTACAGAGAGCAGGACCCTGGAGATGGCTGTGGTCTCTGGAAGACCAAACTTTCTACAGAGACCGAGTCACTTACACAAACTGGCATCCTAATGAACCAAATAATGCTGGGGGAAAAGAGTACTGTGTGACATGTAATACACACGATACATTATGGAATGATGAATGGTGTGAAACACTCCATCCTTTTGTATGTTATGAAG aaaaaaacagaaacactagtaaatatgtatatattagtgCTAATAAGAGCTGGTACGATGCTCAgacctactgcagagagaaatacaccgaCCTGGCCAGTGTGAGGAACCAAACTGAGATTGACGAGATCAAGAGTGTGGTTAATGGTTCACACAGTACAAATGTTTGGATCGGTCTGTTTTATGACTCCTGGTATTGGTCAGATCAGAGTAACTCCACATTCAGATACTGGAGATCTGACAAACCCAATGGAAGTTTGATCTGTGCTGCAGTGTCTGAGTCTGAGCAACGTTACTGGACTGATGTGAACTGCACAGAAAAACTCCCGTTCATCTGCCATGAGA ATAAACTGATCCTGATTAAGGAGAATCTGACCTGGAAAGAAGCTCTGATATACTGCAGGAACCATCATCATGACCTGGTCTCAGTTCGCTCTGAGGAGATGCAGCTCTGGGTGAAGGAAGTGACTCAAAACGCCTCCACTGAACACGTGTGGCTCGGCCTGCGTCACACCTGCGCTCTGGGCTTCTGGTACTGGGTGAATGGAGAGATGATCTGCTACCAGAAATGGGCTCCAGGTAACAGGACAGGGTCTGAAGACTGCGGTCATGAGgagagaacaggagcagtgcAGTCTGGAGGAGAGCAGAAGTGGATCAGCCTGCCTCAGAGCCAAACACTCAACTTTATCTGCTCTACCTATGAAGGTTTGTCACTgtag
- the LOC113648905 gene encoding macrophage mannose receptor 1-like — AKKAWIGLQRARPGRWLWSLEDKTFYRDGDTYTHWDRGQPDNCNGVEYCVEFYNGNKWNDNRCEKLNHFVCYEEKNINNKKYVFINDTKSWYDAQTYCREKYTDLVSVRNQTENDEICNVSQCLAKSEVWIGLFNDSWNWSDQRNSTFRYWRSDKPSEGFICDAVSESEQRYWTDVNCTEKLPFICHENKLILIKENLTWKEALIYCRNRHHDLVSVRSKQMQLWVKEVTQNASTEHVWLGLRHTCALGFWYWVNGEMICYQNWAPGNGTGSEDCSHEERTGAVQSGGEQKWISLPQSQTLNFICSTYEE; from the exons GCAAAGAAAGCTTGGATTGGTCTACAGAGAGCGAGACCTGGGAGATGGCTGTGGTCTCTGGAAGACAAAACTTTCTACAGAGATGgagacacttacacacactgggacagagGACAGCCAGACAATTGTAATGGAGTTGAGTACTGTGTGGAGTTTTATAATGGAAATAAATGGAATGATAACCGATGTGAAAAGTTGAATCATTTTGTATGTTATGAAG aaaaaaacataaataataaaaaatatgtatttattaatgataCAAAGAGCTGGTACGATGCTCAgacctactgcagagagaaatacaccgaCCTGGTCAGTGTGAGGAACCAAACTGAGAATGACGAGATCTGTAATGTTAGTCAATGTTTAGCCAAATCAGAGGTTTGGATCGGTCTGTTTAATGACTCCTGGAATTGGTCAGATCAGAGAAACTCCACATTCAGATACTGGAGATCTGACAAACCCAGTGAAGGTTTCATCTGTGATGCAGTGTCTGAGTCTGAGCAACGTTACTGGACTGATGTGAACTGCACAGAAAAACTCCCGTTTATCTGCCATGAGA ATAAACTGATCCTGATTAAGGAGAATCTGACCTGGAAAGAAGCTCTGATATACTGCAGGAACCGTCATCATGACCTGGTCTCAGTTCGCTCTAAGCAGATGCAGCTCTGGGTGAAGGAAGTGACTCAAAACGCCTCCACTGAACACGTGTGGCTCGGCCTGCGTCACACCTGCGCTCTGGGCTTCTGGTACTGGGTGAATGGAGAGATGATCTGCTACCAGAACTGGGCTCCAGGTAACGGGACAGGGTCTGAAGACTGCAGTCATGAGgagagaacaggagcagtgcAGTCTGGAGGAGAACAGAAGTGGATCAGCCTGCCTCAGAGCCAAACACTCAACTTTATCTGCTCTACCTATGAAG AATAA
- the LOC113648996 gene encoding macrophage mannose receptor 1-like isoform X2 translates to MRNIPDMSHEWCLVILVFSVTCGTGAYIPHRYHFVNENKNWSEARTYCRENYTDLATIRNMGEMKKLNHTLMKKNAKTAWIGLQRAGPGRWQWSLEDQTFYRDGVTYTNWDNGKQPDNYNGVEYCVEFYKRSQIWNDDQCKKLNPFVCYEGKNTNTNKYVYISDKKSWYDAQTYCREKYTDLVSVRNQTENDEIWSVVNVSVSKGVWIGLFNDSWKWSDQSKSLFGYWSSDKPSGSLNCAAVSESEQRCWTDVDCTEKLPFICHENKLILIKENLTWKEALTYCRNHHHDLVSVRSEEMQLWVKEVTQNASTEHVWLGLRHTCALGFWYWVNGEMICYQNWAPGNGTGSEDCGHEERTGAVQSGGEQKWISLPQSQTLNFICSTYEE, encoded by the exons ATGCGAAACATTCCAG aCATGAGTCATGAATGGTGTTTAGTTATCCTGGTCTTCTCAG tTACATGTGGTACAGGAGCATATATTCCTCATCGCTATCACTTCgtgaatgagaataaaaacTGGAGTGAAGCTCGGacttactgcagagagaattacactgaTCTGGCAACCATCAGAAACATGGGAGAGATGAAGAAGCTgaatcacacactgatgaagaAAAATGCAAAGACAGCTTGGATTGGTCTACAGAGAGCAGGACCTGGGAGATGGCAGTGGTCTCTGGAAGACCAAACTTTCTACAGAGACGGAGTCACTTACACAAACTGGGACAATGGAAAACAGCCAGACAACTATAATGGAGTTGAGTACTGTGTGGAGTTTTATAAGAGGAGTCAGATCTGGAATGATGACCAATGTAAAAAGTTGAATCCTTTTGTATGTTATGAAG gaaaaaacacaaacactaataaatatgtatatattagtgATAAAAAGAGCTGGTACGATGCTCAgacctactgcagagagaaatacactgaCCTGGTCAGTGTGAGGAACCAAACTGAGAATGACGAGATCTGGAGTGTGGTTAATGTTTCAGTCAGTAAAGGTGTTTGGATCGGTCTGTTTAATGACTCCTGGAAGTGGTCAGATCAGAGTAAGTCCTTATTCGGTTACTGGAGCTCTGACAAACCCAGTGGAAGTTTGAACTGTGCTGCAGTGTCTGAGTCTGAGCAACGTTGCTGGACTGATGTGGACTGCACAGAAAAACTCCCGTTCATCTGCCATGAGA ATAAACTGATCCTGATTAAGGAGAATCTGACCTGGAAAGAAGCTCTGACATACTGCAGGAACCATCATCATGACCTGGTCTCAGTTCGCTCTGAGGAGATGCAGCTCTGGGTGAAGGAAGTGACTCAAAACGCCTCCACTGAACACGTGTGGCTCGGCCTGCGTCACACCTGCGCTCTGGGCTTCTGGTACTGGGTGAATGGAGAGATGATCTGCTACCAGAACTGGGCTCCAGGTAATGGGACAGGGTCTGAAGACTGCGGTCATGAGgagagaacaggagcagtgcAGTCTGGAGGAGAGCAGAAGTGGATCAGCCTGCCTCAGAGCCAAACACTCAACTTTATCTGCTCTACCTATGAAG AATAA